The following nucleotide sequence is from Bacteroidota bacterium.
TGAAAAATGCCGGCGTGCCTGTAATCCCCGGCAGCGATGGTATTGTGAAAGACCTTACCGATGCGATAGATATTTCTCGCGCTATCGGTTTCCCTGTGATTATAAAAGCAGTTGCCGGCGGCGGCGGTAAAGGGATGCGAATCGTCCGCGATGAAAACGATTTTGAAAAAAACTTTGTTATGGCATCGACCGAAGCTGAAGCTGCTTTTGGAGATGCCGGTGTTTACATCGAAAAATATATCGAGCAGCCGCATCACATCGAGATACAAGTTTTTGGCGACCAATATGGAAATGCAATCCATCTTAACGAACGAGATTGTTCAATTCAACGTCGCCATCAAAAATTAATTGAAGAATCGCCCTCCCCATTTATTAACGATGAGCTGCGGCAAAAAATGGGTGCTGCTGCTATCAAAGGGGCGCTGAGCGTGAATTATGAAGGAGCCGGTACAGTCGAGTTCCTCGTCGATAAATACCATAATTATTATTTTATGGAAATGAATACACGCATACAGGTTGAGCATCCTGTTACTGAAGAAATAACAGGCAGAGATTTAATCAAGATGCAGATAAGAGTTGCGGCAGGTGTAAAATTAGATAAGAAACTGATTAAACCAAGCGGGCATGCAATCGAGTGCCGTATAAATGCCGAAGACCCGGAACACAACTTTAGGCCATCTCCCGGAGAAATAAAAAGTTTTCATTTGCCCGGTGGATTTGGCGTCCGTGTGGATACGCATTGTTACGCAGGATACAGAGTACCACCTAATTATGATTCGTTGATTGCTAAACTTGTAGTGTATGGTTCCTCGCGCGAAAGCGCCATCAATAAAATGGCAGCTGCTTTAGAAGAATTTACTATTGAAGGAATACACACAACAATTCCTTTTCACAAAAAAGTAATGCAGCATCCCCTTTTTAAAGAAGGGAAGTTTGATACCTCTTTTATCGAAAATACTGAATTCAATTCAAAATAAAATTTAAGGACAATACTCAAATGATATTTCCAGAAAATTTAAAGTACACCAAAGATCACGAATGGCTTTCACTCGAAGGCGACACCGGAACAATCGGAATAACTGATTATGCACAAGGCGAATTAGGCGATGTAGTATTTATCGAGCTACCAATAGTCGGTAAAGAAGTAAAAGTCGGTGATATCTTCGGAACTATCGAAGCTGTTAAAGCAGTATCCGATTTGTTCTCACCGTTAACAGGTGTAGTTGTAGAAGTTAATAGTAAATTAGAATCGGAGCCCGAATTAGTTAATTCAGAACCTTATAAAGGTGGTTGGATGGTAAAAATAAAATTCTCAAATTCAGCCGAAGTTACAACTTTGCTCGATAGCGAAAGCTATAGAGCACTTGTGGGGCATTAGGTTAAAGGAAATATCTAAAATCAAAAATCTAAAATCCCCGCCTGACCCGCTCGAACAGATTCATCGAGCGAGCTGGCGGGCAGCTAAAATTTAAAATTTAAAATCTAAAATCCCTAATGGCATACATACCAAGCACCGACACTGATCGGCAAGAGATGTTAAAAGCGATTGGAGTTGCAAGTTTTGAAGAATTGCTAAAAGCAATCCCAACTGAAATTCGAACGAAGGGAGAAATAAATATCCCGAAACGACTATCCGAATTCGAAGTGTTGAACGAACTTCGAAATTTAGAATCGGTGAATAAATCGGCGGATAAAATAATATCGTTCCTTGGCGGGGGGGCTTACGATCATTTCATCCCGTCTGCGATAGCGGCTCTTACAAGTCGATCTGAATTTTATACTGCATACACACCATATCAAGCTGAAGTAAGTCAAGGAACGCTGCAAGCGATTTATGAATATCAAACTATGGTATGCCGACTTACAGGAATGGATGTTGCGAACGCTTCGATGTATGATGGAGGTTCGGCATTAGGCGAGGCGGCGCTGCTTGCAGTAAACCACACCGGACGTAATGAAATAATTATAGCCGGTAAAATTCATCCGCATTATCTGAAAATTATACGAACATACTGCGAAGGGCAAGACATAGTAATCAACGAAGTCGTATCGAGCCGTGGATCGGTTCTTCCGGATAAATTAAAAACCCATATTTCGGAAAAAACTGCTGCGGTTATCGTGCAGCATCCGAATTTTTATGGCTGCTTCGAAGATGTTGACGAGATTGGCGATTTGGCACATGCGGCTGGTGCTCTATACATCGTGTCTGTCGATCCGATTTCACTCGGTATATTAACTCCGCCGGGTGAATATGGTGCCGACATTGTAGTGGGCGAAGGTCAGGTTTTTGGATGTCCGCAAAATTTCGGTGGACCTTATTTAGGCATATTTGCTGCAAAGGAATTTTTACTGCGTAAAATGCCCGGCAGAATTTCCGGAGTTACAATCGATACCGACGGACAACGTGGATTTGTGTTAACTGTTCAAACGCGCGAGCAGCACATACGACGCGAGAAAGCAACGTCGAACATCTGTACTAATCAAGGACTAATGATGTTGTCGGCTACAATTTATTTGGCACTATTGGGAAAAAACGGAATTCAAGAAGTAGCAAATCTTTGCCTGCAGAAAGCCCAGTATTTGGCTTCTGCCATTGTAGAGATACCCGGTTTTCGAATGAAATATAACAGACCTTTTTTCCGTGAATTTGTTATCGAAACACCAATACCGGCTGCTGAAATTATAAAGTTATTATCTGGTAAAGGAATTTTAGCCGGGCTCGATTTAAAACAATTCGACCCAAAAGATACCGGTCTTTTGATTGCAGTTACCGAAAAACGAACAAAAGAAGAGTTGGATTTGTTTATGAGTGAACTGAAAAAAATATTTGATAGATTTTAAAAGTAGGTTTTGAAATAAATTCTGACCTACAAATTTTTACCGGTTTCATCCTGCCTGTTCCGAATTCCTTTTCGGAGAGCGACTGAACATAGTGAAGGAGCCGAAGGATGCCCGCCTCATAATTTCTATACTGACAGGCGGGGATCCCCTTCCACAATCCTTCTCTCCTCTTCCGTCAATCCATACAACTCATACACCGCATTATCAATCTGTCTATCGAGGGCTTCGATCTGGATGTCGAGGCGGTTCTTCTCTGACTCGGTTGTGGCGGCGGCGTGCTTGGCTTTTGCGGCAAGCATCTGCTCCACCAACTGCACTATTTTTTCATGTGCCGCTTTCTCGGTTTTGTTTTGGAAGTTGATTTGTGGGATTGGTAGTTCTTTTAAACTTTCCAATAAGATTCTAGGAAATAATTCTTTACTCTTATATAACTTCTTGTAGATAAAATCTATCATCTTTGAATTCAAGATACCAAGAATATATTTATGTCCGTATTCATCGTTTGGAATTATGGTGTAAACTGACTGTATTGTTACATAATTATTCTCATCAAAAGAAGCATTAATTTCTTCACCCACTTGTCTTACAACTATTTTCACATCATACAATCTTTCTTGTTTCCTAATATCGTTTTTTGAAATAAATCTTTCCGGTTCCTTTAAATGATATCTTTGAATATCCTCTCCATATAATAAACCAATATTATTTTTTCCTTTGAAATTTTTTGCAAGGTTTGAAGATTTCCCAAGTTCCTCACCTCTACCCATAAAAGAAATGCTTTCAAGACTTATTTTATCATTAAATATTTTTTGAATAACAGCCCATTCATTGTCATCTACAAAGAGATAAGAATAGTTTCTGAAATTTTGAATATTACTTTGAGTAATTGCTTTAGTTTGAATCTTATTAGAAAAGAATTCTTTAGGATT
It contains:
- the accC gene encoding acetyl-CoA carboxylase biotin carboxylase subunit, whose translation is MFKKILIANRGEIALRVIRVCRELGIKSVAVYSEADRDSLHVKFADEAVCIGPPLSKQSYLNIPRIIAAAEITGAEAIHPGYGFLAENASFAEICTSSGMKFIGPSSEAISSMGNKALAKETMKNAGVPVIPGSDGIVKDLTDAIDISRAIGFPVIIKAVAGGGGKGMRIVRDENDFEKNFVMASTEAEAAFGDAGVYIEKYIEQPHHIEIQVFGDQYGNAIHLNERDCSIQRRHQKLIEESPSPFINDELRQKMGAAAIKGALSVNYEGAGTVEFLVDKYHNYYFMEMNTRIQVEHPVTEEITGRDLIKMQIRVAAGVKLDKKLIKPSGHAIECRINAEDPEHNFRPSPGEIKSFHLPGGFGVRVDTHCYAGYRVPPNYDSLIAKLVVYGSSRESAINKMAAALEEFTIEGIHTTIPFHKKVMQHPLFKEGKFDTSFIENTEFNSK
- the gcvH gene encoding glycine cleavage system protein GcvH; translated protein: MIFPENLKYTKDHEWLSLEGDTGTIGITDYAQGELGDVVFIELPIVGKEVKVGDIFGTIEAVKAVSDLFSPLTGVVVEVNSKLESEPELVNSEPYKGGWMVKIKFSNSAEVTTLLDSESYRALVGH
- the gcvPA gene encoding aminomethyl-transferring glycine dehydrogenase subunit GcvPA codes for the protein MAYIPSTDTDRQEMLKAIGVASFEELLKAIPTEIRTKGEINIPKRLSEFEVLNELRNLESVNKSADKIISFLGGGAYDHFIPSAIAALTSRSEFYTAYTPYQAEVSQGTLQAIYEYQTMVCRLTGMDVANASMYDGGSALGEAALLAVNHTGRNEIIIAGKIHPHYLKIIRTYCEGQDIVINEVVSSRGSVLPDKLKTHISEKTAAVIVQHPNFYGCFEDVDEIGDLAHAAGALYIVSVDPISLGILTPPGEYGADIVVGEGQVFGCPQNFGGPYLGIFAAKEFLLRKMPGRISGVTIDTDGQRGFVLTVQTREQHIRREKATSNICTNQGLMMLSATIYLALLGKNGIQEVANLCLQKAQYLASAIVEIPGFRMKYNRPFFREFVIETPIPAAEIIKLLSGKGILAGLDLKQFDPKDTGLLIAVTEKRTKEELDLFMSELKKIFDRF